The proteins below are encoded in one region of Microbispora sp. NBC_01189:
- a CDS encoding StsA-related sactipeptide RiPP: MAFDPREALREAGVLNSPLAAEVEAAFATLTREEVDLLISLKDKLPNALPGVLAHAGAGGEWSRPEVEAHTVPVEAKCLCGAWSGSGSGAAE; encoded by the coding sequence ATGGCCTTCGATCCGAGGGAAGCTCTGCGTGAAGCGGGCGTCCTCAACAGCCCCCTGGCCGCCGAAGTCGAGGCGGCGTTCGCCACCTTGACCAGGGAGGAAGTCGACCTGCTCATCTCGCTCAAGGACAAGCTCCCCAACGCGCTGCCCGGTGTGCTGGCGCACGCCGGCGCGGGCGGCGAGTGGTCCCGGCCCGAGGTGGAGGCCCACACCGTGCCGGTCGAGGCCAAGTGCCTGTGCGGAGCCTGGTCGGGCTCCGGATCCGGCGCGGCGGAGTAG
- a CDS encoding PqqD family protein has translation MSLRISEAVIWQETGEGVSLYHTETGDFHSLNDTGSRIWKLVASDGEREPVMFKLSREFAGSNSAMSKQIVADVRDFIGAMIEQGLIEEVPSEKAEKAVT, from the coding sequence GTGTCGCTCCGGATCAGCGAAGCCGTGATCTGGCAGGAGACCGGGGAGGGCGTCTCGCTTTACCACACCGAGACGGGCGACTTCCACAGCCTGAACGACACGGGCTCCAGGATATGGAAGCTCGTGGCGAGCGACGGCGAACGTGAGCCGGTCATGTTCAAGCTGTCCCGCGAGTTCGCCGGCAGCAACTCCGCGATGAGCAAACAGATCGTGGCGGACGTGCGCGACTTCATCGGCGCGATGATCGAGCAGGGCCTGATCGAGGAGGTCCCGTCCGAGAAGGCCGAGAAGGCCGTCACGTGA
- a CDS encoding DUF2786 domain-containing protein yields the protein MGRAGREWGRAGGNERGSRRQGPPGGARAFPPGRAEPSPEEMVAELLSAAVAARLHADAPQFPRLVETLTGDPGLRPVVDRALLGMLGDHLTRAWRNGWMPADVIRLVGRRFGARHVCLATDAVAAEMRAYAPATVDERWQDQLTALDATVWWGRDEEYLREDGDRAGMVARALEVIILLATLQPLERLCPPPGSARRTARAAGRVDERMLTRVRALLAKAESTEFEAEAETFTAAAQSLMARYSIDAALLAAGAGNRTDDEPHGRRLGIDAPYEEPKAVLLDVIASANHCRSIWTRHLGFATVLGFPADLAAVEVLFTSLLVQATTAIRQAGARRDGAGRSRTRSFRQSFLAAYAYRIGERLHEAAGEAVRQATAETGRDLLPVLAARDQVVDAAVEKMFPGLSMVRTGSVSNREGWISGRAAADQAVLDVHPKIHSRRS from the coding sequence ATGGGCAGGGCGGGCCGGGAATGGGGCAGGGCCGGGGGGAACGAGCGCGGGAGCCGGCGGCAGGGGCCGCCCGGCGGGGCGCGGGCCTTCCCGCCGGGGCGGGCGGAGCCGTCGCCGGAGGAGATGGTGGCCGAGCTGCTGTCGGCCGCGGTGGCCGCGCGACTGCACGCGGACGCGCCGCAGTTTCCGCGGCTCGTGGAGACGCTGACCGGCGACCCGGGCCTGCGGCCCGTCGTCGACCGCGCGCTGCTGGGCATGCTCGGCGATCACCTGACACGTGCCTGGCGCAACGGGTGGATGCCGGCCGACGTGATCCGGCTCGTGGGGCGGCGGTTCGGGGCGCGGCACGTGTGCCTGGCCACCGACGCCGTCGCGGCCGAGATGCGGGCCTACGCCCCGGCGACCGTGGACGAGCGCTGGCAGGACCAGCTGACCGCCCTGGACGCCACCGTCTGGTGGGGGAGAGACGAGGAGTACCTGCGCGAGGACGGCGACCGGGCGGGGATGGTCGCCCGGGCGCTGGAGGTGATCATCCTGCTGGCGACGCTGCAGCCGCTGGAACGGCTGTGCCCGCCGCCCGGTTCGGCCCGCCGTACGGCCCGGGCGGCCGGGCGGGTGGACGAGCGGATGCTGACGCGGGTGCGGGCGCTGCTGGCCAAGGCCGAGTCGACGGAGTTCGAGGCCGAGGCCGAGACGTTCACCGCCGCCGCCCAGTCGCTGATGGCCCGGTACAGCATCGACGCCGCGCTGCTGGCCGCCGGAGCGGGGAACCGTACGGACGACGAACCGCACGGGCGGCGCCTGGGCATCGACGCGCCCTACGAGGAGCCCAAGGCGGTGCTGCTGGACGTCATCGCCTCGGCCAACCACTGCCGCTCGATCTGGACCCGCCACCTCGGGTTCGCCACCGTGCTGGGGTTCCCGGCCGACCTGGCGGCGGTGGAGGTGCTGTTCACCTCCCTGCTGGTGCAGGCCACCACCGCGATTCGGCAGGCCGGCGCACGCCGGGACGGCGCCGGCCGGTCCCGCACGCGGTCGTTCCGGCAGTCGTTCCTCGCCGCCTACGCCTATCGGATCGGGGAACGGCTGCACGAGGCGGCGGGGGAGGCGGTCCGGCAGGCGACGGCCGAGACCGGCCGAGACCTGCTGCCGGTGCTGGCGGCCAGGGACCAGGTGGTCGACGCGGCGGTGGAGAAGATGTTCCCCGGGCTCAGCATGGTCAGGACGGGCTCGGTCAGCAACCGCGAGGGCTGGATCTCCGGCCGCGCCGCCGCCGACCAGGCCGTGCTGGACGTCCATCCGAAGATCCATTCCAGACGCTCGTGA
- the stsB gene encoding StsB family radical SAM/SPASM domain sactipeptide maturase yields the protein MMSGKLARNRSLIEVPADLTYFVHDDEYLVVNPQVGGRCVLDAREFAVLAALARPGAGGEQARLDETEPGESDEIDRTLAKLILNYIVYYNGNRPGLTFKEPSLRQVYYAITDGCNLRCPYCYASSEKCLPGELTTAESLDLVSQVAAFGASTMIFTGGEPMLRKDLFQIVEHANESGLTSNIITNATMIRKPAQAKRFAELFGMVTVSVDGGTAETHDRTRGAGSFARTHRALQLLNEAGVVPRINHIVTSDNVDELEDFATFAEGLEVHSIRLMYHNELGRGESDEYDFGWDDHMRIQRLTWTSPAAGKLLPDGPRPVTPCSVKANCGMGGNEIYINSLGDVYPCKLVTGQAHHAGNVRRQSLAEIFGGPLLRGMRTSTVLGGDYHADCAKCYIKASCGGGCRASHMSESKDLKRNSRHQCRILRHGVATQLWLEAGVDRSELATKDREMTTPRLVVNGDVHPVFDDWKTYVRPSPSIRVGELLPITPV from the coding sequence ATGATGTCTGGGAAGCTCGCCCGGAACCGCTCGTTGATCGAAGTACCGGCTGACCTGACCTACTTCGTGCACGACGATGAGTATCTGGTCGTCAACCCGCAGGTGGGTGGCCGGTGCGTCCTCGACGCGCGCGAGTTCGCCGTCCTGGCGGCCCTGGCCCGTCCCGGGGCGGGCGGGGAGCAGGCCCGCCTCGACGAGACAGAGCCCGGCGAGTCCGACGAGATCGATCGGACGCTCGCCAAGCTCATCCTGAACTACATCGTCTACTACAACGGGAACCGCCCGGGGCTCACCTTCAAGGAGCCCTCTCTCCGCCAGGTGTATTACGCGATCACCGACGGCTGCAACCTGCGCTGCCCGTACTGCTACGCCTCCTCGGAGAAGTGCCTCCCCGGTGAGCTCACCACCGCCGAGTCGCTCGACCTGGTCTCCCAGGTCGCCGCGTTCGGCGCGAGTACCATGATCTTCACCGGCGGCGAGCCGATGCTCCGCAAGGACCTGTTCCAGATCGTGGAACACGCCAACGAGAGCGGGCTGACGTCGAACATCATCACCAACGCCACGATGATCCGGAAGCCGGCGCAGGCCAAACGGTTCGCCGAACTGTTCGGGATGGTCACGGTGAGCGTCGACGGCGGCACGGCCGAGACCCACGACCGCACCCGCGGCGCCGGCTCCTTCGCCCGGACCCACCGCGCCCTCCAGCTGCTCAACGAGGCCGGCGTGGTGCCGCGGATCAACCACATCGTCACGTCGGACAACGTCGACGAGCTCGAGGACTTCGCGACGTTCGCCGAAGGGCTCGAGGTGCACAGCATCCGGCTGATGTACCACAACGAACTGGGCCGGGGCGAGAGCGATGAGTACGACTTCGGCTGGGACGACCACATGCGGATCCAGCGGCTCACCTGGACGTCCCCGGCGGCCGGGAAGCTGCTGCCGGACGGCCCGCGGCCGGTCACGCCGTGCTCGGTGAAGGCCAACTGCGGGATGGGCGGCAACGAGATCTACATCAACTCGCTGGGCGACGTGTATCCGTGCAAGCTGGTCACCGGGCAGGCGCACCACGCGGGCAACGTACGGAGGCAGTCGCTGGCGGAGATCTTCGGCGGGCCGCTCCTGCGCGGGATGCGCACCAGCACCGTGCTCGGCGGCGACTACCACGCCGACTGCGCCAAGTGCTACATCAAGGCGTCCTGCGGCGGCGGGTGCCGGGCCTCGCACATGTCCGAGTCGAAGGACCTGAAGCGCAACAGCCGCCACCAGTGCCGGATCCTGCGGCACGGCGTCGCCACGCAGCTGTGGCTCGAAGCCGGTGTCGACCGGTCGGAGCTCGCCACCAAGGACCGCGAGATGACGACGCCCCGCCTGGTCGTCAACGGCGACGTCCACCCCGTCTTCGACGACTGGAAGACCTATGTCCGCCCCTCGCCCTCCATCAGGGTCGGCGAGCTGCTTCCCATCACGCCGGTATAG